The genomic stretch GTTAATGTTATGTTATAAGTTTTTATTATAAACTATGCCTTATTTATAAACAATAATCAAAATTGGAGGTAAAGACCATGGTAGCAAAAAATATAGGAATCCCTGTAAAAGCTCCAGAAGTAGAGTGTGATGATAAACATTGTCCATTTCACGGCTCTCTACCAGTAAGAGGACAAAGTTTCGTAGGTGTAGTAGTTAGTGACAAACCACACAAGACTGTTATAATTAAAAGGGAAATTATAAAGTACATTAAAAAATATGAAAGATATGAAAGAAGAAGTTCAAAATTAGTTGCTCACAACCCTCCATGTATAAATGCAAAAGTTGGAGATATTGTAAGAGTTATGGAGTGCAGACCAATAAGTAAAACAAAATCATTTGTTGTTGTTGAAAAATTAGGAAGAGTAGACGAAGCATCAAATGAACAAAAATAATTTAACTCGTAAAAATCTAATAGGTGAAAAAATATGAAAGCAATTGGTTCAAAACCTGTAAGGGCTCTACCAGTAGGTGCAAGATGTATATGTGCTGATAACACTGGAGCTAAGGAAGTAGAAATTATTGCTGTGAGAAACTATAAAGGTGTAGCAAGAAGATTACCTACTGCAAG from Methanocaldococcus lauensis encodes the following:
- a CDS encoding 30S ribosomal protein S17; protein product: MVAKNIGIPVKAPEVECDDKHCPFHGSLPVRGQSFVGVVVSDKPHKTVIIKREIIKYIKKYERYERRSSKLVAHNPPCINAKVGDIVRVMECRPISKTKSFVVVEKLGRVDEASNEQK